From one Impatiens glandulifera unplaced genomic scaffold, dImpGla2.1, whole genome shotgun sequence genomic stretch:
- the LOC124918018 gene encoding uncharacterized protein LOC124918018: MTNSTSDIRVLKKDKVVPHYLKVPDGSCHINCKIGYKPTEIEIKSPHRRKLLAKTYSFEKEAKNSTIDTTLARHNERQRPNEIRSPRKKEDSKSSTTLIDKHQFVKKVVPRLAKTTSMSSNNLLSPIDKDEDQTKPRLGNIRRMSEVILRKETKLGSQVSLDSPTSTSRRLIERRKTISGSPNVQNVSLSRPSSSKGGLSKTPRKTNNNSTRETRNNQQHIPEVSLAKLDEFLDEKKIETLSSTCHVTNENNVSSSQLSSILIPHVEDDVARSEILEENLENVENMKFKRGTIIDVENEDNGPYRLKFNEGSTISQLGEVGKEEIDLREVVTIEKMCESQNEDKINLKHVDELEKDKPSSLDDMIEEAANKLLVRSKKNKVKALVGAFETVMSIQDAKSLSRKRSL, from the coding sequence ATGACGAACTCAACCAGCGATATTCGTGTCCTCAAAAAAGATAAGGTGGTGCCACATTACCTCAAAGTTCCTGATGGTTCTTGCCACATCAATTGCAAAATCGGGTATAAGCCAACCGAAATAGAAATTAAATCTCCCCATAGAAGAAAATTGTTAGCAAAAACATATTCATTCGAGAAGGAAGCTAAAAATTCGACAATAGACACAACGTTAGCCAGACATAACGAACGCCAACGCCCAAACGAAATAAGATCGCCACGAAaaaaagaagattccaaaagtTCGACGACATTAATAGATAAACACCAATTTGTAAAGAAGGTTGTTCCTAGATTAGCCAAAACAACATCCATGTCTTCAAATAATCTATTGTCACCCATAGATAAAGATGAAGACCAAACTAAGCCACGGTTAGGGAATATAAGAAGGATGAGCGAAGTGATTTTACGCAAGGAAACTAAACTTGGAAGTCAAGTCTCTCTCGATTCTCCAACTTCGACTAGCCGACGGTTAATTGAACGAAGGAAGACTATTTCGGGCTCACCAAATGTACAAAATGTATCGTTGTCGAGGCCATCATCCTCCAAAGGCGGTTTGAGCAAAACCCCTaggaaaacaaataataattcaacTCGTGAAACACGAAACAACCAACAACATATTCCCGAGGTTTCTTTAGCTAAACTAGACGAATTCCTTGATGAGAAGAAAATCGAGACATTATCATCCACATGTCATGTTACAAATGAAAACAATGTTAGCTCCTCTCAATTGTCTTCGATCTTGATCCCCCATGTCGAAGATGATGTCGCGAGAAGTGAAATATTGGAAGAAAACCTTGAGAATGTTGAGAATATGAAGTTCAAGAGAGGAACAATAATAGATGTGGAAAATGAGGACAATGGTCCATATAGGCTTAAGTTTAATGAAGGAAGCACAATTTCTCAATTGGGCGAGGTTGGTAAGGAAGAAATCGATTTGAGGGAAGTTGTAACGATCGAAAAGATGTGTGAATCTCAAAATGAGGACAAAATCAATCTAAAACACGTCGATGAGTTGGAGAAAGACAAACCAAGTTCGCTCGATGATATGATTGAAGAGGCCGCGAACAAGTTGCTTGTGCGGTCTAAGAAAAATAAGGTTAAGGCTTTGGTGGGTGCTTTCGAAACGGTTATGTCTATTCAAGATGCCAAATCATTATCACGAAAACGATCCCTATGA